The stretch of DNA GCCGCGCCGGGACCGCCACGCACTTCTATACCGGGAATACCGAAAAAGACCTGGAAAAAGCCGGATGGTATCTTGGCAACAGCGGCGGTATTACGCACCCGGTGGCCAAAAAGCAGCCGAACGCATGGGGGCTTTACGACATGCACGGCAATGTGTTCGAATTCTGCGACGACGACTGGAATCCGGCTATGGCCTACAACCGGTACCTGCCCGAAGGCGCCCATCCGACATTCAACTATTACCACAACCTGAATGTTGCTCGCGGGGGAAGCTGGTTCAGCGAACCCTCGGTCTGCCGCTCCGCTGCGCGTTCCTGCTTCTGCAGTTGGCCCAACATCAATCAGAGCTATTACATGGGATTCAGGGTTGCGAGAAGTGGGTCAGCGGCAAAGTGACAAAGTTAAAAGAAAAGGCACAAAGGCACATTTGTCTTCTTTCTTTCGCCTACATTTCGGGAACTATTCCCTAAGATGTTCGTATTATTAATGGATACATGAAGGAACTTCTTTGCCGGGCAGACGGCTGCAAGGAAAAACATACATAATAAAAACTTTACCTTTTGCAGAATTTTTATGTATATTCTAAAAGTTTTTACCATGAATTTCAGGTAGATCGATATAATGTATAAAATGTTCATCCAAACCCGATAGAAAGCAGGTGAATGCAGGTGTTGACACGCAGAAGTTTTATAAAAATGACCGCTGCGGCAGGCGGTATGGCGATGGTGAATCCCGTAACCGTCCTGGCAAAGAGACAGCAGCCGGTCGGGTTTTTCAGCGCGCACCCTTTTATCGAGGAGCATCCCGAAGCTGTCTTCATCATAAAGACCACCGTGGATAAGAAAACCAACGGGGATGCCATCAAGCAGGCCGGTCTCGATTTCTCCAAGTCGGTGATTGTTCCCGCAAAGAAGGGTATTCCTTTGAGCTGGATGGTTCCCATCAAGCCGAACCTCACCAACAGTTTCACCTCGAAAAAGCACTATCCCAAACAGGCCACTCAGTTCCCTCTCGAATACGGCATGGGGATTGTGACCGATCCCTACTTTGTCGAGGGCGTTATCGAAGGGATGAAAGGCCTCGGCATGTCCGGCAAGCAGTTTTATGTCCGTGAAGTGACCACTCCCTGGGATTTCGGGCCTCGGGGATATGTGGATATGTGCTGGCGTCAGGACGCCGACATCCGTTCCCTCTACGATGATTACAAGGATCTGGACAGCAACGACCTCAACTGGGTCGAGTTCAAGAACTCGGAGATATTCAAAAAGGCCCCCTATCTCTGGCCGGTCAACGCGAAAAACACCTGGCTCTTGAACATCTCCAAGTTCAAGGCTCACGGCATGAGTCTCACCCTGTGTTGCAAGAATCTTCAGGGAACCATGTCCACTCCGTTCCAGCACTATTGCAGCGCGGAACGTTCTGTCAAGGAAATTAACGGATTTACCATAAAGGATGTCCTGAAGCGGGCGAAGGAAAATTACGACCGTCATGCGGCTGCTGGCATACCGCGCTGGAAGACAAATACCGGCCTCAACGGTTATACCATGGACATCTGGTGCAGCCGTACCCTGGACAATGTCTCCCATACTCCCGCCGGTCTTCATATCATCGAAGGCGTATACGGCCGCGATGGCGACGGGTTCCTGGCCGGGCCGAACAAGGGACCGTACAGCGACCAGGAAGCCTGGGACTACATGACCAATTACGTCATCTTCGGCAAAGACCCATTCCGGGTGGACATTGTCGGGCTCTGGCTCGGCGGCCACGAGGCGGGGAATGTGGGACTCTACCACATCGCCATGGAACGTAAGCTCTCGAACGTACTCGATCCGCGGAAAGTGCCGGTGTACCTCTGGGAGAACGGCACTGCCACTCTCAAAAAGCTCGAGGATTTCGAACGCAAGCCGCTCAAGACCTATTATATGCAGCTTGAGAATGAACCGAAATATCATCTCCTCGATCAGCCGTTCGATTATTCAAAGATCGCCGAGGGTCCCCATGTGCTCCCCAGGACGGCTAATGCCCGGGTTCTCAATGAAAGCATACCGAATCCCGCCAACAACTCCGTTTCGTTGGAGTACGGGCTGCCCAGGGCAGGCAATACCCGCCTGGAAATAGCAGACAGCAGGGGCCGGACAGTGGATCTCCTGGTTGATGGGCCTCGGGAGAAGGGATACCACATGGCGGTCTGGAATATCGGAAAACACAGCCCAGGAGAGTACGCGTTCAAATTCCGCTCCGGAGATGTTACCAGAGTGGAGAAGATAGCTATTTTGAAGTAAATAATACTGTCTGAACCATGATTCTCATGATTGCGTGATTGACTTGATTAATCTTGAGATTGATTCATCATGGTCATTCGTTAATCCCTGAAAATCATGGTTCAGACTTTTTTATTTTTTTAGGTTTGAATCCCCTCTGCCTGTCGGCATCTCCCCTTATTAAGGGGAGAATTCTGCGTAAGACGGTTTTTCTCCTTTTTTTAACCCCCTTAACAAGGGGGTCGCCGTGAAACGGCGGGGGGATTTTATCCTTGAGTTTAGGAACAGATCAGGTTAGACCCTGAAACAAGTTCAGGGTGTCAGTGACTCACGTGTCATGCCGAACTTGTTTCGGCATCTATATTTTTCACACTCTCTCACAGGATCTGTCTCATTCCTATGACCGTAAAGAAAATCGTCATCATCTTTGCCGCAGCGGCAATCTTCTTTCCAGCGATGATCCGGGCGGCTGTCCCGGAATACACGGTGAAAAGAGCCACGGGAAAAATCGTCATCGACGGCCTCATCGAAGAAGAAGACTGGAAAGCCGCCCTCTCTTTCGGAGATTTTAAATTCCCCTGGTATACGAGCGGCGAAAAGGAGCAGACTGAGGCAAAGATGCTCTGGGACAACGAGTTTCTCTATCTTTATTACAAATGCCGTGATAAGAATGTCTCTGTCAGCAAATACAACTTGAATGATGGAGTCAGCGTCGATGACGCAGTAGAGATATTCTGGAATCCCAATCCGGGAGCGCAGACCCGGTATTATCAGTTTGAAATCAACTGCATCGGCAATCTTTTAAGCGTTTTGAACACCGGTACCTCCCCACGGCCGACCATCATGGTTCCCAAGCGGGGACATGTCATCTACGGCACGGTCAATAACGAGAGCGACCTGGATTCCCTCTGGACTATGGAGATCGCCATCCGGTTTTCCGATTATCCGGAAATTGTCCGAAGTGAAATTCCTTTGCCCGGCGACATGTGGCGGATCGGGCTGAATCGCTGCGGCGGAAAGGTGAACGCCCAGTACAGCCAATGGAGTCCCTCAAATACTCCGACGCCTCAGTTTCACAGTCCGAACGATTACGGCAAGTTATATTTTTCCAGCGAGCCGGTACGGACAGTGACAACGGTAAACGGGACGGTCTCCGCACTCCCTAAAGCTATTGATATCCGCGGCAATTATCCGAACCCGTTCAATCCCTCGACCGTTATCGAGTTTTCACTTTCCACTCCGGGTTCGGTTGCCTTGGACATTTTCAGCGTCTCGAAC from Candidatus Latescibacter sp. encodes:
- a CDS encoding DUF362 domain-containing protein gives rise to the protein MLTRRSFIKMTAAAGGMAMVNPVTVLAKRQQPVGFFSAHPFIEEHPEAVFIIKTTVDKKTNGDAIKQAGLDFSKSVIVPAKKGIPLSWMVPIKPNLTNSFTSKKHYPKQATQFPLEYGMGIVTDPYFVEGVIEGMKGLGMSGKQFYVREVTTPWDFGPRGYVDMCWRQDADIRSLYDDYKDLDSNDLNWVEFKNSEIFKKAPYLWPVNAKNTWLLNISKFKAHGMSLTLCCKNLQGTMSTPFQHYCSAERSVKEINGFTIKDVLKRAKENYDRHAAAGIPRWKTNTGLNGYTMDIWCSRTLDNVSHTPAGLHIIEGVYGRDGDGFLAGPNKGPYSDQEAWDYMTNYVIFGKDPFRVDIVGLWLGGHEAGNVGLYHIAMERKLSNVLDPRKVPVYLWENGTATLKKLEDFERKPLKTYYMQLENEPKYHLLDQPFDYSKIAEGPHVLPRTANARVLNESIPNPANNSVSLEYGLPRAGNTRLEIADSRGRTVDLLVDGPREKGYHMAVWNIGKHSPGEYAFKFRSGDVTRVEKIAILK
- a CDS encoding carbohydrate-binding family 9-like protein — translated: MTVKKIVIIFAAAAIFFPAMIRAAVPEYTVKRATGKIVIDGLIEEEDWKAALSFGDFKFPWYTSGEKEQTEAKMLWDNEFLYLYYKCRDKNVSVSKYNLNDGVSVDDAVEIFWNPNPGAQTRYYQFEINCIGNLLSVLNTGTSPRPTIMVPKRGHVIYGTVNNESDLDSLWTMEIAIRFSDYPEIVRSEIPLPGDMWRIGLNRCGGKVNAQYSQWSPSNTPTPQFHSPNDYGKLYFSSEPVRTVTTVNGTVSALPKAIDIRGNYPNPFNPSTVIEFSLSTPGSVALDIFSVSNQKVRTLVSGMLSTGAHSIVWDGKDGNGAPVSSGVFISRLKMGNTAVYHKMLMIK